aatagaaaaatgtgaaagatcCAATTCTTTTTCTCCAGAAGGCAGGAAGCTCATATTTGATTTCTGTtactataaactataaaaacgTTTCAAATGTAGTTTACCCGTAACCATCACCCTGCAAGGGTGATATTGCTCCCCGCCAATTTACGGAGGAGAATACTGAGGCTTTAAGGTTGTAGATAGACCAAGACCACACAAGTAGAGAGTGGCAGGCTGTGGGTTGGGCTTTAAAATCCAGGTTCATCCGTGACTCCCAGTGTGTTCTAGTAAATCCACTAGAATCTGAGTATTTTCCAATGATTTATGCTCCACTCTGTGTCAGGCAGTTCATGGTATTTTTCAACAATCAGAAAATCCTGGGGAAGGCAAACTGTTTCCCCCTCTCTAGGTGCCTTGGAAGTGGCCGTTGTGGACCCAGAGATCATCCTTTCTGATCTGACACCTTCTTCACTGCCCTGGCCCAGTGTCTTTTCTGCAAGGCTGGAAGCCCCCTTAGACTGGTCATGTCCCATCTCTTTCCGGAGGGAAGATGATCCCAAAGACGACTTTTCTCTCCACGGTGCTGCCATACCGCAGGCGGCCGCCAGGGGTCCCCGCTCGGCGTCCCCGCGAGACAGTCGAGCCCCGGCCGGCTGCGCGGCGCGCTGGGTGCATGTGGGGGCTGCTCCGGAGCGACGGCGGCTGCAGCTGGAGCCAGGCGCTCGCCCGTCCGCCGGTTGGCTCGCCGGGACCTCGCGCACCGGCGGCAGAGTCCCTTGCGTGGATTGGCAAGCGACGCCCCACCTGCCCCGAGCTCACCATTTTCTTTCGCGCTGGCTGCAGCTGACCCGGCGAAGGGAGCCGACCGGGCCCTGGGCTGGAGGTAAAACCCCACGGTGAGTAAGAACCCGCTCCAAGCAAGGGGAGGCGGCGCAGCCCGGTGGCTGCTCGCTCCCGATCTCGCCCGGGCGAGCGGCGAGGTTTGGGGCGCACCTGGGCGCGGGTGCAAGAAGGTGCGGGAGGCGGCGGACCGGTCTTCTGCCGGCCGGCCACGGGCTTCCGGGGCTGGAGTCCTCTTCAGACCCCTGCCGGCGCCTGGGTTTCTGGCCGGCTCCTCGTGTGCACTTCCCGGCAGGAACAAGGGTCGCCCACTTTCCACCCCGGGATCTGTGTCCTTGATTTGAAAAGATATAAATCAATAAGATCGTCCTTTCGGGGTGCAAGACTCCGAGCCCATCCCCAGCTGCGGACGCCTGCAGGGTGCGTGTTGGGCTGTGGGTGGCGGGAAGACAAACTTTTACAAAAGTGCGCCTGGGCTGGGGGACAACGCTTGGGCGTCCTGATCCTGAGGGAGGAGTCTCGGCTTGGGGCAGCGTAGGGGAAGTCCGCACCGTCAGCCAGGTCGCCCCCGGGGCTGACGATGCCTCACGGAGGTGGGGAGCGTGTAAAGGCCGTACAAATCGCGCTTAACTTTGGGGCCAACAACTGTCAAACATCTGGAATCCCAGCCCCTCCCTTTCCCTGAACTGGGGAAGAAGGTAGAAACCCAACTTTTCTTTGATTGCCCCTTCCCACCTTCAGACCCCTGCTGGGAGGGTAAAGCGCCGACCCCTGGTGCCTGGCAAGTACCAGAGACCCTAAATCTCTCGGGATCCCCCCCTCGCGCTCTTTCCTGACCCTCTCCCCTAACCCTCCCCACAGAGATCTCGCTACGCAGCCGACTGAGATCGTGGCGAATGGCCTTTTGTTTCTCCGCGTTTCCCCTATTGTTTGCCTTTCCAACATCTGGCGGGGCTTGGGGAGAGAAGGAAGCCCCTCTGGTCCCCCTCCCCGGCCCCCACGCCAGCTCCGGCAGAGGATCCCAGCTGGGAAAGTGGAGGAGCCCGACCCCAGCGAGGCCGCCCCACCCCGCCCTTGTGGTTAGAGGGCGGAGGGAAAGTTGTTCCTTCCCCGCCTCCGCTGCTGCCTGTGGCCCAGGGCGCATTTCTCAGATCTCAGCCCAGGCGCGCCGCAAAGGCGCAAATCCGAGAAGGTGCTGCTTTCGAGACAGTGGAAGCGCGTTCCGCCTCAATCCAGAGCGTCCAGTGGTTGGTTCCAGAGGATTTCAATCTCTAGCCAAAGGCGTTGGGGCTGGGCCGCTGCTAGGGCAGTGGGAGGGGATCGGGGCACCTTTGGCAGGCGGAAAGCTGAGATTCTGGGGTCCACAAGTTTCCAAGGGCGGGAGGGCAGGCTAGTCGccaaaaagagaacaaagatgCAAATAACGAGGAAGCCTTATGACGTTGCCTGGAAATAGTAGTGTGGTGGTTCACTCCGGAATGAACGTGGAGTTCTGGCTTTGAGTACCGCTCCAAGTTTAAATCCCAAGTCCCCTTTCTTCATTGTAGAAAAAGAGGACTCAGACGACGCAACACAGATACGGCTAGAGCACAGTTCCTGCTTCCACATCCCAGAGAACAAGTGGCTTAGGATGGCCCCGAGTTCCCCTGTGGGTGCGCTTGTTGGGTTGCAGGCGGCCCTGTTTCCCTGCACAGTTAGATGCTTACACATTGTGTTCATTCTTAGTGTGGATTATTGATTAAAGAACTGGAACAAAAGCAAAGTAGCTACTCTGAGAAGGCAGGGTCCCCAGATGGTGCCCAGCGAGTTGTCTTGCCTCTGAGGGGAGGCTGACTGAGACTGTGCACCTGTTAGAACCTATACTACCCCATAGCCTTGCAGTTGACCTGCTGTTGCCAGCTTTTCCTGTGGGATCCCCAATGAGTCCCTCTTCCAAGGAAGCTCAATTACACTTTTGATTCCTCCTCAACCCAGGGGAAGAAGGAGGCTTCTGTAGGAACATTATGATCTATGTACCCACTCGGACATTGTCAGTGGATACCAGAAGCTTGGCTCTGCACAGCTCTGAGAGTTTTCCCTTTGCGAACTCAACAGAACTTTTGAGTTTCCATTTAACAAAAAAGAAGTGAGACGGCTAAGCCAGGAATGTGACACATAGAGCACTTTCTCTAGTGATTTCTGGATATTATATCTCTTTACCTTCCCAACGGTGgaaccaggaaaagaaaaaaaagcaacatcTTTGAAGTACTGCAAGGCACTTTACAAACATTTCATTATGAAAATGATCCCCAAGGAAGGATTCCTTTGAAATTTAGCAGCAGCAACCCAGAAGCAACAAAAAAGACCAAAGTTACTCAAGAAGTACCCAAAGGCATCATTAACAAAGTAAAAGAGCATTTCTTGTCTTGGCCTACCCCGCTAAGGAAAACAGGGTAATTATAGTGGAAGTTAAGCTTGTACAGtttcttttagaattaaaaatttcttcccaaaaaaatcattataggaaaaaatagaaaatatcgaTAGGTGAAAATGAATGTAAAAGGGGGAGATATTATAAACCTATTTCCTTGGAATAAATTTCTGAAGACGTGATACCTAGGTCACAGGGGCTGATGCGTTCTTTAGGATATTGAAGATTGCCATATTTCCCTGTAGAAAACATGTCCCAGTTTACTTTCCTCCCAGTAATGCACAAAGGCTCCTATACCTTACACTCCACTCACATTTTATattgtcattctttttcttttctgtcatacTGATGAGAGTATCTTGTCAtcttattttgcatttaaaaatcaagttagATTAAACATTTTTCACATTGTAGTATTTCTTCCTTTGTGATGATGTCAGTTTGTGCCCTTGCTTTTTTTCCAGTGGAGATgttatcctttttcttttgattagatGTGATCTTTAAAAGAGCATACTGTTCTGACTTCTACCCCTGCCACACATTCAGAAAATGTATATTAACTGAAAGCGCTCAGCTTTCTCAGCCATTCTCTTTCCTCCAGGATAGCAAACACTTGGCAGGACTGCAACCATAAATGACTAAAGTAATTGACATCATTCCAGTAAAGTTATTAGAGAGAACAGGCAAAGACTTTATTAGAGAAAGTCATGAAAAAtagcaagtatatattttatgctcAGTAGCTTGCATGTCCTAACTCCTTTACAAGCTTGTAgtactatttttaatttggaaCAACTCTGCTGATAGTTATTTTTACTAAATGGTTTGCACTAACTCATTTTATTGTCTGATCCTTCTGCTGATAGCCTGCATATACCATGATCCACaatttgttcttgttcttttaaACATCTCTTCTAACTTCTTGGCTGAAATTTGCCTCAATTTTATCATAAGACTTTCTTTGGCTATAACATTTGGGCCCTGCGCTTGGAATAATCTTGAATCTGAACAGTTTGGCAGCATGCTATTAGTGGCATGAGCAGGAAATGGCTTCCAAGGGCAGAACCAGGTACATTTCAGATATATTTCACCCTTTTTTCGTGCATTTGCATAGCCACAATCTCTGTTAATTCTTGCTTGAAGGTAGATGATTCTGAAATGGGGTAGAGGTGCGAGAGGAAGAGAAAATCCATGTCAGCTAGGTGGTGAATTAATATAGATGAAGGGCCGTGCTAGAAAAGTAAATAATCTAGGTAGTCTGGCTgcaaagtaacttttaaaaagataaaagatattaAAGTATTATGTATTATTGGAATAGCTAGTTAAATTAACTCACAGAATGTAGTCTTCTAACTAGGAAAATCTAATGTAAAATTGTTCCATATTATGACTCTGGACATTTTATTTCAGGCACATGAAAAACAGTAAAAGACAGATTCTGTACCATACTTTTCCACAGCATTTTCCATGCCTTTAGATGTAGGAATCAAACAATATACATCAGGAATGAAGAGTGTGCTACATTAGAATCATAGACTCTCAAAGGTTAAATGAAAGCTTAATGGTCATCTAATTCAACCATCCATGCAATTTCACTATGGATCTTCACTCTTAAAGTAATGAAATACCATTCCACAAGCATCAATTCAAACAAACCAAGCTGAGAAGGAAATGGGCCAGAAATGTCAACCTTTTTCCCCGAGCAGGAGGGGGAAAATGCAAGAGTATTGACTCTAGGGAGCATGTATAAGCTCTTTTAATGTGGTGAATTTTCATAGGATAAGCAACCTTGGCAGCAAAACAGTTAAGTCATTGAAATGTTACCATTTTGCAACATTCTCTGCTCCCTATCCTCTAGCCATTGTCTTGGTGAAGTCCACAGGTGGTATATATAGCAAAACTCTTTCAAAATGGCcacagaaaagaggaagagagaatagaGGCAGACGGAGAGGGAAtcttattcctttaaaaatgtcttaaagACTTTCTAAGGAGACTCTTGGTCACCCTGAGGATGGTTGGCATTACCTCTCCTTAGAGAGGTGAGTGTCCCTGATGTTCCGAGGCTACCAGTCCAACTGAGGACAGGCTTACAGGATAGCACAACAATCCTTAAAAAGaagatggaggaggagaaggagaaagagatttCGGAGGGAAAAGGAATTTTAATTCCAAAAATATACCTTATTTCCTCCTGAATAGAGCTGTAAATTTGTAAAAGTAGTACAAACATCTTCTGATTTCCACTCGGACAATCTCCCAGGCACAGtcactgtatttcttttctttcaggaaaTTGTCTATCCtgtggaaatatctcctcagTTCCAGGCTGCTCAGCTGGGGGACCCTGGCTTCTGAGGGTTTCATctcattctctttcatttctttcatgtcttcattttcattctcaTCTTCCTCCAAGCATTGGTTCAGGTACTCTGCTTGCTGATCAAGTCCTATTTGGATTTGTTTGAGGTGTCTCTCTTTCCAATATTTGAAGGTGTGTTGGCTGAAGATGTTGAAGGCCTGCAGGGACATTTCATAGAAGGCCTTCTTGATGTCCCTCTTCATAGGTTGGGTGTATTGCAGAAACTCTTGGGGCAACTCAAAAGCTATGTTTTCTCGTAAACATTCTACAGGAAATGAATTGCTCATACTACTCAGATGTCTCAGATTTTGCCAGGTGACTCTTCTCAGGTGAACGTTCAGTAAGTTACAGTCCAGGGATAGGGTGCCAGCAACGAATATACCCATAAGGATCTCAAGCCACAAACACTTTTGAATCATATCAGGTTTggtgctcattttttttttttcaagctaaAAAATCCAGAAGATGTGTATATGACAATGATGTTTTGAGTATTCCTTCATGTGCCTTTATATACCTGAATATCTTAAGCAGGAGGAGTTTTCTCATTCGTCATTTCACAGTTAACCAAGGTTGCGGCCCCTTTCCTTTGCctctgaggcttttttttttttttttttttacttcggGTGACTATGCCGACTTTGGaagtgataactttttttttttccctgaaaaatgagcaaagtatTACCATCGTGTTACCTTAAATGCCTGGATGATCCATCCCAGCACTAAGGAATCATCATAACAAGACTGATGCAGGGTATTTCAGAAAGCCAAAAGCTGTGAGTCCatgcactcactcactcactcactcacccaaaTCTATTACATAAGAGGGAGTGATCcttcatgaaaatatattttttgtacctGGTGCTATAGCCAAACATCCTGTCTCATTGAGTTAATCATAGACATTGACCAAATGACTGATTATTTGATTGCTAGGTCACCAGAGCACAGTATAGTTTAGGTTTTTCCAATTTTGTTAAATTAAGCTTctatatttggatattttctctttttgatttttCTGGATCTCCAAAAAGATGAAGAATAGAGCTGGCACTTACTAAGTAGGAGACTAAGTTGGCTTGGTTTTCTGTTGCATTAGAAAATGTTGATAATCTCTAAATATCCTTTTCTTCAGTTAAATCCATCCTGGACTTAGCCTTCCATATGCCTCTGATACCTTTCTTAAAAGTCCTGGGGGGGTTTTATATTTGAGAATATCTTTTTGCCTCATTAACTTCTCTCTTGtagtatcattttcttttcttttcttttcttttttttttttttttttttttttggtgcagtTTAGgcagtatttttaaacttttgcttGATTGCTtgattattatatcttcttgCCTGGTGGTTCTGGATTCTGTAAAGGCTTTTGTTTGCTCCTGTGTTTGTTGTGCACTGAGGAGGTATGTGAGTAGGAAGTCACCCATTTAGCTAAGTGAATTCCTAGCTGGACCAATGTTACTGTGGTAATGATGGCTATCTATTGTTTATGGTTTTTACTTTGTTTGACCAAATAACCTTCCTCTGATTATGGTTAAAGCAAATGGATTCTTTTCTCCAGGAAAATAAAATGGGTTGTCATTTTAAAAAGGTAGCTTATTATatcttctcaagaaaaaaaagatatacattaATTTGCAATTAAGTCATTGTAAAATGGTAAATAGCCACAGTTCCACAAACATGGCAGACTTTGATTGAAAAGTTGGCTTAAAAAGTTCTTGTCTAAATCAGTTGACTGCACCAAAGGCTAATTGTGGGTAAGTGGGATTTCTTAAAATCCTGGCTTTTAGGAAAGGtttcttatggaaaaaaaaaaaaatatatatatatatatatatatatatatatattattctatttgtTCCATCTACATAAATTCTGATTTCATGGGCAGATTTCTTGGGCTGAccaaatttgaaaaacattaagaaaacaagCCCTTTTATATAGCATTATAAATTGACACAACCTTCCTAGAGAGGAAAGTGGTGATATGGatcaaaagccttaaaaatgtacataatattTGACTCAGCGATTGATCCTCTAGGAACTGATTCCCCAGAAATAATGATGATGCCCTTAAAGACTTAGCTGTAAGGAAGTTTGTCACagcaaaaaatggaaaacaattttaatgTTCAGCAATAAATACTTAGTTAAGTAAGCCATCAGTAGAAAACATATATGTAAGCACTAAAAATTATGTGTGGGAATATATTTGGTCACTTGGATAGATACACTTTGTAGTTTAAAAAACAAGCTTATATTTGCATATAGAGGCTGATACCACTTTTGTTAAATAtagacatatgcatatatatatatatatatacggaaaAAATGTCTTGATATATATGCGAAAATTTTGAGTCACTATCTCTAACTGGAAGAATAAtgggtggtttttatttttatatttttatttacctagattttttaagttttctgtggTGAgcaagtatttctttttctttctttctttcttttttttttttttttttttttttttgtgagacggagtcttgctctgtctccaggctggagtgcagtggcgcgatctcggctcactgcaacctccgcctcccgggttcaagcgattctcctgcctcagcctcacaagtagctgggattacaggcacgcgtcaccatgtttggttaatttttttgtattttagtagagacggggtttcaccatgttggcgacgacggtctcgatctcctgacctcatgatccgaccgcctcggcctcccaaagtgctgggattacaggcgtgagccactgtacccggccaagtatttcttatttaataagagaaggctgtttttaaaagaagatacatttaaaaaggaaaaattattataCATCTGAAATGGGATCAATACTactttatttgtttaaacatttctACTCTAgagtattttgaaagaaaatgtggATTCTCCCTAAGGCTCAGTTCCAATCAGTTGATATGAATAACACACAGTATGTGGGAATATACTATTCTTGcagccatgtttatacatgtatatatacttataattacacacacacacacacacacacacacattctataAAGTGCAAAGCCTCTCTGAGGGCCATGGCTTTTTACATACCTCATATAACTTCTCTACCTAAAACTTCTTGAACTGTTCCAATTAGAACTGCTTGTTCCCCATTTTGCTTTTACGATGCCTTGGCCTCCTTAACcatgggttttaaaaaatagataattgtATAAGTGTTGGTCTCCCAATTTAGTGCATTCCCCCCTTCCCTGAAATTGCCCGTGGTGCTTAGTATACTTTTCACTAGTTTGAGACAGTTCAATGATACTAACCAAGCTAAAAGATTGTTCAATTCTGCTCACAGGTGTTGGAGATGGCTGCACATTTGGCTATTGTCATTCGTCTTGAAGTTGCCTGTATTTTCAGCCATGCACAGTTTTGTCATCTTTAGCCCTCTCACCCCAAATTTCCTCCCTTTACTATAATTCCATATTATATTCTCATTTATCTAAAAATGTACTTTTGTGTTTATGACATTTCTGTCACTGGCCTAGGTCCTGAAGAAGGAGGAATAAGTTGTAGTGCATGATCTCGAGGAGGCTGTGGTTGAAGAAGCAGGCATGTTCTGAGTGTTTTAGGCAGGAGGAGTAATTCTTAGGGTTCCCCAAGAGCAAGGACTCCATTCCCCATGTTCTGTAAACGTTAATAGATGCTGATATTGACAATATTCATGACAAAGAAGGAAAGATGGTTGGCGTACACATCTGTTCTTCTCCCACCATTAGGATTGCCTGTCTTTGCAGATAAAAATGTAGAACactcatgcaatatttgggacatacctACTAAAAAGTCAttcattgtttttctgaaattcagatttaactgggTGTCTTTATTTTCTCTGGCAACCCTATCCACCATGAAAGCTCCCACTGACCTCTCACAACAGAGCTCAGACGTGACATCCCCTGCAGAGAGCCATTCCTCTGctactcttcctcctcctgcagaGTTACATTTGATTGCATTTCTCTATGCTGGCTTTACATGTGCACATACCCCTAACAAGTGTACATGGCAAAGAGGTCACCTGTCatactaaaacaaaataatactgacacacacaaacatacacacacttgTACACTCACATATAATCACTCTGATTAGAAGCATTATTGAATGATCAGTCACTGGTCATACCTCTGTTCTGTAAAGCCAGAGGTATTGAAtgtatctcaaaaatataatcagaaaattgaaaacaatgaCAGTGTAAGGAAACATTTTGACTCCTAAATTTGTCTGGCATAACTGCTCAGTTTGTCATCAGTAGGCTATGCACTGACATGCTAACATGGTTTCCATGATATCTGTTCTTATTTCCCTGGCATGGCTTGAGATCGTTTATACATGTTCAGGCTTTCCTCAGAGGGAGGGCTGGTTAGCAGGGGCTGCTCTGTTGTTTATGGAATTGTGTGGTGTCTATGTGGATTATGAGATTAACTGTAATGGACAAGGCAGAATTTGGCAAAATGGAGATGAGACATTTCAGTCTAGACGATATAGCTGTGATTCAGCTGAGGGGCATTTGGCATCTACTGATAAGATTTATTGTTCTCCATGAAAAGACAAGTTTCGAATCAGGACGAGAGTAACACATTGATCATCCATATTACTCAATTCTTGAAAGTACATTGTTCCATTTGTAGGGTCATTAGGCGATTGAGCCCAGTAGAGAGCCCAGGAAAAGGAAGCCTTGTGTCCAGGCCTAGCGGTACTTCCCATGGGGCATGCAGAGGATGGTCATCACAAGGTTGTGTGCAGCTATTTTATCCTCAGACAAACGCAGTCACCTCTGGCAACTAGATGTTTCACTCATTCTCACTGCCTCAGCATTGGGGTCAGCCTCATTTGGGGCCAGCTTGTCTTCTGGTCCCTTTCTTGGCTCTTCTCTTAATGATGACCCTGATAGAGAAACTGATAATGACTATTTAGGGAATACCGTGGATATGTGCATATGGTAAAAATTCAAACACTTCAGGGCAAGCGAAAGCTTTGCTTAACAGCTCAGCCTCATGTCAtgctcctctcctcccctgcGGCAACTACAGTTATCAGTTTGGTATGTGTCCTTGTTTGATACCTTTCTCTCTACTAAGCAATAAGTTCTGTGAGGGAAGGTATAACAACTGGCTTGTTTGCTTTCTCTTAAATGCTCATAGGGAATGGGAGAGACCTGGATCATATCCATGGGTGGCAGTAGGAGGACttgggtgtatatatttttaaaattggcaatACAGGATTATAAAAATTGTGGTATGCTTTGAGGTTGAATCCTAGAAGTTTATCTGTGTGACTGTATATAGGATATCATTTGGAGATGatattaaaaatctatattatCAGCCCTTTATGGATATGAGGTCCAGGATAAATGGCTCACCAGACCTCGCCTGTGAGAGAGCCAGGCTATCACAGCACCTGgcccatagtaggtgctcaataattatttgttggatGACTGAATGATGATAATGAAGTCATGTCTTAATGACAGTAAAGTTATTTGGTGGTTTGGTTCTTTTTGTGTAGGGATATGGAGAGGACAAAGTCAGATGTCGGGGAAAATTAAGGGAATTAACAGAGTGGTAGATGGCAACTTAGGTGTCCATTTAATGTCCTGTACTACTTCTGGTGCATTCTCCTTGGGATTCCCCGAGGCTGGTCAGATCATGAGCACTTTCGTACCTCTACTCTAGTGATGTCACACAGTTTTGTATTGCTTGGTTGATTCATATGTCTTCCCCTCCAGAAGAAAAATGTGTCTTTCTTAGTTTTGTATCTGTGGCACCTCTTACacagtaaatgtttgtttaatCAAAAACTGCCGTGTGACTTCTTATAGTTCTCAAATCTGATTGAGTAATAACCTGTATAGGCAAAAATGCTGAGAAGTTCTAAGACCATTCCTCTCCACCACCCCCTTTTGCTGCTTTTTTGTA
This genomic window from Pan paniscus chromosome 11, NHGRI_mPanPan1-v2.0_pri, whole genome shotgun sequence contains:
- the IFNK gene encoding interferon kappa, yielding MSTKPDMIQKCLWLEILMGIFVAGTLSLDCNLLNVHLRRVTWQNLRHLSSMSNSFPVECLRENIAFELPQEFLQYTQPMKRDIKKAFYEMSLQAFNIFSQHTFKYWKERHLKQIQIGLDQQAEYLNQCLEEDENENEDMKEMKENEMKPSEARVPQLSSLELRRYFHRIDNFLKEKKYSDCAWEIVRVEIRRCLYYFYKFTALFRRK